In one Diprion similis isolate iyDipSimi1 chromosome 6, iyDipSimi1.1, whole genome shotgun sequence genomic region, the following are encoded:
- the LOC124407613 gene encoding vacuolar protein sorting-associated protein 29: MLVLVLGDLHIPHRCSSLPSKFKKLLVPGRIQHILCTGNLCTKESYDYLKTLASDVHVVRGDFDENLNYPEQKVVTVGQFRIGLSHGHQVVPWGDPESLALIQRQLDVDILISGHTHKFEAYEHENKFYINPGSATGAYNPLDTSVIPSFVLMDIQSSTVVTYVYQLVGDEVKVERIEYKKS, from the exons ATG CTTGTATTAGTTTTGGGAGACTTACACATTCCGCACAGATGCAGCAGCCTGCCTAGtaagtttaaaaaacttttagTACCAGGCAGAATACAACACATATTATGTACCGGAAACCTTTGCACCAAGGAATCCTACGATTATCTCAAAACTTTGGCAAGCGATGTTCACGTGGTTAGAGGAGATTTTGATGAG AACCTTAATTATCCAGAACAAAAAGTTGTTACTGTTGGACAATTTAGAATCGGCCTCTCTCATGGGCATCAAGTTGTGCCATGGGGAGATCCGGAATCGTTAGCTCTTATTCAGAGACAATTAGATGTTGATATACTGATATCAGGCCACACACACAAATTTGAAGCTTATGAGcatgaaaataagttttatatCAATCCTGGATCTGCGACTGGGGCATACAATCCTTTGGACAC GTCAGTTATCCCATCGTTTGTGCTCATGGATATTCAAAGCTCGACTGTGGTGACATACGTTTATCAGCTTGTTGGAGACGAAGTCAAAGTGGAGAGGATTGAATATAAGAAAAGTTAA